In Oncorhynchus tshawytscha isolate Ot180627B linkage group LG28, Otsh_v2.0, whole genome shotgun sequence, a genomic segment contains:
- the LOC112226925 gene encoding E3 ubiquitin-protein ligase RNF31 isoform X4, translating into MASIHSNQLEKVRCHAEACLHSTGSVLEIRAGILAMANIPLPPSAKYHYIAAETMIIENSIGNNRKETIGSLQRLSTALNILEKYGCNLTSSSRPKYWRTVKHNNPVFRATVDSIQGGRAVLCLYGYSNQQPDGLSFPDVVVEPDIEKVAAVTLEVMSLRMELDMLLKEAHPHPEFFERMVPSLNQKDDFGPMSDAVAIPSSLRESQPLYMSLSSLSQSPTSAFLPVRTANASTSTSISTRHTERANHHRTVVTSSKMRKNHSSLPSWHCTHCTRVNSIQDILCEMCERPRLASSGPVKDEFPQPFTITEWQCKSCTVVNAGSSILCEVCERPRLATKPPATPTHPLPTPNRPAAPVLGMPGDPDSQWVCQFCTYVNYTPASVCEMCDLPRPEPAKMPVKLHPPSQVKRVPVLSVKPKDPPMEDPDLRRQKLMREEGLKLIELIRDGEKKGVSPEEVYTGMRVSGGGNILPCDWLKAELPHLLDQICAMAASSRAADLKTGLNQNGLSNETGTAEDTVVEEEQPRGGGVTLSRAEAKMAWLSAGGETERAARQSLRDRHAKVKELCSLGFNDEARCQEVLRQNGGEVRGALSLLQRPLMEPFHQRMWSDQPEPTIDINHPDKQRVCRRLLAVYDLPSWGRCELALSLLQERTAPYSLDDVVQAVRESQDRDFIRRVLAKECPICLSEFPHSKMQSLTSCQCSVCCGCFQQHFTIAVRDKHIRDMVCPVCWEPDINDPEHLNSYFSTLDIQLRECLEPEVYDLFHKKLTEQALIKDPKFLWCSHCSYGFIYDGDQLKVTCFQCRNSFCAQCKKPWESQHGGLSCEQYQSWKRENDPEYQRQGLAGYLRDNGITCPNCRFQYALSKGGCMHFCCSQCRYQFCSGCNNPFHTTCAVIQCSVTGLHAHHPRDCLFYLRDWEPVRLQALLQNKCVEFNTNTPPGTQAGMCGVIEQKDEGGQQTDSACGAQTQPGHAGLCEKHYREYLVSLINGHSIDPAPLFNANELVLACRRYQVDDARGEMEDDETYYPRMLEKLIDEVPLGDKVPRKK; encoded by the exons ATGGCCAGTATACATTCAAACCAGCTAGAGAAGGTACGATGCCATGCGGAAGCCTGTCTACATTCCACTGGCTCAGTGCTGGAGATCCGGGCAGGAATATTAGCTATGGCCAACATACCTTTACCACCGTCAGCCAAATACCACTACATCGCTGCTGAGACCATGATCATTGAGAACAGCATCGGTAACAACAGGAAAGAG ACCATAGGTTCCCTGCAGAGACTGTCCACAGCACTGAACATTCTGGAGAAGTATGGCTGTAACCTCACCAGCTCCAGTAGGCCCAAGTACTGGCGCACTGTCAAGCACAACAACCCCGTCTTCAGAGCAACAGTAGATTCCATTCAG GGAGGAAGGGCAGTGCTCTGTCTCTATGGTTATTCCAACCAGCAGCCAGACGGACTGAGTTTCCCTGATGTGGTCGTGGAGCCTGACATTGAGAAGGTCGCAGCGGTCACCTTGGAGGTCATGAGTCTACGCATGGAACTGGACATGCTCCTCAAG GAAGCTCACCCCCACCCAGAGTTCTTTGAGAGAATGGTCCCATCACTGAACCAAAAG GATGACTTTGGACCCATGTCTGATGCAGTAGCTATTCCCTCCAGCCTGAGAGAGAGCCAGCCCCTATACATGTCTCTATcctccctgtctcagtctcccaCTAGTGCCTTTCTTCCAGTACGGACCGCTAACGCCTCAACCTCAACCTCCATCTCTACCAGACACACAG AACGAGCCAATCACCACAGGACTGTCGTGACATCCTCTAAAATGCGAAAGAACCACAG CTCCCTCCCGTCATGGCACTGTACCCACTGCACCAGGGTCAACTCCATCCAGGACATACTGTGTGAGATGTGTGAGAGGCCACGCCTGGCCTCCTCTGGCCCTGTTAAGGATGAGTTCCCACAGCCCTTCACCATCACTg AGTGGCAGTGTAAAAGCTGTACGGTAGTGAACGCAGGCAGTAGTATcctgtgtgaggtgtgtgagcGCCCCCGTCTGGCCACCAAGCCTCCTGCAACCCCCACACACCCCCTTCCTACGCCCAACCGGCCTGCTGCTCCAGTACTGGGCATGCCAGGGGACCCAGACAGCCAG TGGGTGTGCCAATTCTGTACTTATGTCAATTACACTCCAGCGTcagtgtgtgagatgtgtgaCCTTCCTCGTCCCGAGCCCGCCAAAATGCCAGTCAAACTCCACCCTCCGTCCCAGGTCAAAAGGGTCCCTGTGCTGTCTGTCAAACCCAAAGACCCGCCCATGGAGGACCCTGATTTGAGGAGACAGAAACTGATGAGGGAAGAGGGGCTAAAGCTGATTGAGCTTATTAGA gatggagagaaaaaaggagTGAGTCCAGAGGAGGTGTACACAGGCATGCGCGTCTCCGGGGGCGGCAACATCCTCCCCTGTGATTGGCTCAAAGCAGAGCTACCTCACCTGCTCGACCAGATCTGTGCCATGGCTGCGTCGTCTCGAGCAGCAGACCTGAAAACAGGACTGAACCAGAACGGACTCTCCAACGAGACTGGTACTGCAGAGGATACTGTTGTGGAGGAGGAGCAGCCTAGAGGGGGAGGAGTGACCCTGTCCAGGGCTGAGGCCAAGATGGCCTGGCTGTCTGCAGGGGGAGAAACTGAAAGAGCAGCCAGACAGTCTCTCAGAGACAGACACGCTAAG GTGAAGGAGCTATGTTCTCTGGGGTTCAACGATGAGGCGCGGTGTCAGGAGGTACTGAGGCAGAACGGgggagaggtgcggggggctctGTCTCTGCTGCAGCGACCGCTCATGGAGCCCTTCCACCAGCGCATGTGGAGCGACCAGCCCGAGCCCACCATCGACATCAACCACCCCGACAAACAG CGTGTGTGTCGGAGGCTGCTGGCGGTGTATGACCTGCCCAGCTGGGGCCGCTGTGAGCTGGCCCTGTCCTTGCTGCAGGAGCGCACCGCCCCCTACTCCCTGGACGATGTAGTACAGGCCGTACGCGAGTCACAAGACCGAGACTTCATCCGCCGGGTGCTGGCCAAAGAGTGCCCCATCTGCCTATCGGAGTTTCCCCACAGCaag ATGCAGTCTCTGACCTCCTGTCAGTGCTCGGTATGCTGTGGCTGTTTCCAGCAGCACTTCACCATTGCAGTGAGAGACAAGCACATCAGAGACATGGTGTGTCCCGTCTGCTGGGAACCTGACATCAACGACCCCGAACACCTCAACAGCTACTTCTCCACCCTGGACATCCAG ctgCGGGAGTGTCTGGAGCCAGAGGTATATGATCTGTTTCATAAGAAGCTGACTGAACAAGCTCTCATCAAGGACCCCAAGTTCCTCTGGTGTAGTCAT TGCTCCTATGGGTTCATCTATGATGGAGACCAACTGAAGGTCACCTGTTTCCAGTGCAGGAACAGCTTCTGTGCACAATGCAAGAAACCT TGGGAGTCTCAGCATGGTGGTCTGTCATGTGAACAGTACCAGTcctggaagagagagaatgacccAGAATACCAGAGGCAAGGCCTGGCCGGATACCTGCGCGACAACGGCATCA CCTGTCCAAACTGCAGGTTCCAATATGCCCTGTCTAAAGGAGGCTGTATGCATTTCTGCTGCTCCCAGTGCAGGTACCAGTTCTGCAGCGGATGCAACAACCCCTTCCACACT ACATGTGCAGTGATCCAGTGCAGTGTGACAGGCCTGCACGCCCATCACCCTCGAGACTGCCTCTTCTACCTGAGGGACTGGGAGCCTGTCAGACTGCAGGCACTGCTGCAG AACAAGTGTGTTGAGTTCAACACTAACACCCCTCCAGGAACTCAAGCCG GGATGTGTGGCGTGATTGAGCAGAAGGATGAGGGTGGGCAGCAGACGGACTCGGCCTGTGGGGCTCAAACTCAGCCTGGCCATGCAGGACTCTGCGA GAAACACTACAGAGAGTACTTGGTGAGTCTCATCAATGGCCATTCCATCGACCCGGCCCCTCTCTTCAACGCCAACGAGCTGGTGCTGGCCTGTCGGAGATACCAAGTGGATGATGCCCGGGGGGAGATGGAGGACGACGAAACGTACTATCCTCGAATGCTGGAG AAACTGATTGATGAAGTACCACTTGGAGACAAGGTTCCTCGGAAGAAATGA